The Dendropsophus ebraccatus isolate aDenEbr1 chromosome 10, aDenEbr1.pat, whole genome shotgun sequence genome has a segment encoding these proteins:
- the P2RY10 gene encoding putative P2Y purinoceptor 10 — protein MVNSSLASCNRTLEFQHTLYAVTYTVIFIPGLLANSIALWLLRSFISKKNKAIIFMMNLALADLLHVLSLPLRIYYYINHTWPFRTFLCLLCFYLKYLNMYASIVFLTLISVQRYVFTANPFKAKGWKRRYDVAISIGVWIVVGAACLPFPIYRSVGLNNTSTSCFADLGTKKMNTMTVIIMLIGAELSGFLIPLIIITYCTIKTRKQLKSDSLGCQQVREKHKALRMVMTCAAVFFICFTPYHIIFFFYVLVNSNIIHNCVVQKVIMDLHPFSLSLASINCCLNPILYYFTASEFQNELAKRSSSVVRVRLMSRDSVSSIR, from the coding sequence ATGGTGAACAGCAGCCTAGCATCATGTAACAGGACCTTGGAGTTCCAGCACACTCTATACGCCGTCACCTACACAGTCATCTTCATACCTGGTCTACTTGCCAACAGCATTGCCCTTTGGCTTCTAAGAAGCTTCATCAGCAAGAAAAACAAGGCCATCATATTCATGATGAACCTGGCACTGGCCGACCTTTTACACGTCTTGTCGTTGCCCCTGCGGATTTATTACTACATAAACCACACTTGGCCATTCCGAACCTTTTTATGCTTGCTGTGTTTTTACCTTAAGTATCTTAATATGTACGCGAGTATCGTGTTCTTAACTCTGATAAGTGTTCAGCGTTACGTCTTCACGGCAAACCCTTTCAAAGCCAAGGGATGGAAGAGGAGGTATGACGTGGCCATCTCCATAGGGGTATGGATAGTAGTTGGGGCCGCCTGTCTGCCTTTCCCAATATACAGAAGCGTTGGACTGAACAACACAAGTACCAGTTGTTTTGCCGATCTTGGAACAAAGAAGATGAACACCATGACCGTCATCATCATGCTCATCGGGGCCGAGTTGTCTGGTTTCCTAATCCCTCTGATAATTATTACTTACTGTACAATAAAGACAAGGAAGCAGTTAAAAAGTGACTCACTGGGGTGCCAGCAGGTGAGGGAAAAACACAAGGCCTTACGGATGGTCATGACCTGCGCGGCCGTGTTTTTCATCTGCTTCACTCCTTATCACATCATTTTCTTCTTTTACGTATTGGTCAATTCAAACATTATCCATAATTGTGTAGTGCAAAAAGTTATCATGGATCTCCACCCGTTCTCCCTGTCCTTAGCCAGTATCAATTGTTGCCTGAACCCAATACTGTATTACTTCACCGCCTCAGAGTTCCAAAATGAATTGGCCAAACGGAGTTCCTCGGTTGTCCGCGTTCGTCTAATGAGCAGGGACAGTGTTTCTTCCATTAGGTGA
- the LOC138766455 gene encoding olfactory receptor 6F1-like, producing MKLIDLDDFPNKTLTMKQKNETVVTEFFLFGFSLSAQASFCLFVIVLIIYIVTITANIFIIVIVIIDHRLHKPMYFFIGGLSFIEIWYPSVTVPRLLWFLLTKGKSISIVGCMAQFYFHFSLGTTESFLLTIMSYDRYVAICKPLHYVNIMTPKTSLRLLLSSWTGGFVIIVVLCIQVSNLSFCADNVLDHYYCDFAPLIKLSCSDTQSIEILFFVSACFIILGCFLLIVISYIYIIQTTLSFSTSFGRRKTFSTCASHLIVVCLFYLTNIFMFVRTNTGYFLHLNKTVSIIPSVVTPLLNPIIYTLRNQDVKQAVKKAVQKVAKKK from the coding sequence ATGAAATTAATAGACCTGGATGATTTCCCAAATAAAACCCTCACAATGAAACAGAAGAATGAAACAGTTGTTACCGAATTTTTCCTCTTTGGTTTCTCATTGTCCGCCCAAGCCTCGTTTTGCCTATTTGTGATAGTATTAATCATTTATATTGTGACCATCACAGCCAATATTTTTATCATAGTCATTGTTATTATTGATCATCGTCTTCATAAACCCATGTACTTCTTCATTGGTGGACTGTCCTTCATAGAGATCTGGTATCCTTCCGTCACGGTTCCCAGACTACTGTGGTTCCTACTAACAAAAGGAAAATCTATTTCTATAGTTGGGTGCATGGCCCAGTTTTATTTCCACTTTTCTCTCGGCACCACAGAGAGCTTCCTCCTCACCATTATGTCTTATGATCGGTATGTGGCTATTTGTAAACCCTTGCATTACGTGAATATCATGACTCCTAAGACTTCTTTAAGATTGCTGTTGAGTTCTTGGACCGGTGGCTTCGTCATCATTGTTGTCTTATGTATACAGGTCTCAAATCTTTCCTTCTGTGCTGACAACGTCCTTGACCACTATTACTGTGATTTTGCACCTCTTATAAAGTTGTCTTGCTCGGACACCCAGAGCATAGAGATTCTATTTTTTGTATCTGCTTGTTTTATAATCTTGGGTTGTTTTCTACTAATTGTAATTTCCTACATCTATATCATCCAGACAACTTTGTCGTTCTCCACTTCTTTTGGGAGACGAAAGACTTTCTCCACCTGTGCCTCTCATCTGATCGTGGTTTGCCTCTTCTACCTTACTAATATCTTCATGTTTGTCCGGACAAACACTGGATACTTTTTGCATTTGAATAAAACAGTGTCTATCATTCCATCGGTGGTGACCCCACTCCTGAACCCCATTATCTACACCCTGCGAAACCAGGATGTAAAACAAGCCGTGAAGAAAGCAGTACAAAAAGTGGCCAAGAAAAAATAA
- the LOC138766454 gene encoding olfactory receptor 6F1-like: MTYQVVLQNEDAGTRGKRIQMANTFIIALVKSERRLHKPMYFFISGLSFLEIWYPSVTVPRLLWALLTKEDSISLVGCFTQFFFHFSFGATENFLLTVMAIDRFVAICNPLRYLLIMNQSTCTTLLIGSWVCGFLVVTIPCLQVSRLSFCVGNKIDHYYCDFASLIKLSCSETSHLQKMVFVSSCFVILGCFLAIIVSYTCIIRATMNFPTSIGKQKTFSTCASHLMVVIVFYATTIFMFVRPTTGDLLYINKIISVIPSIVTPLLNPIIYTLRNNEVKEAVKKNIQDWKLL, encoded by the coding sequence CCAACACATTTATCATCGCCCTTGTCAAAAGTGAACGACGTCTTCACAAGCCCATGTACTTCTTCATCAGTGGACTCTCCTTCCTAGAGATCTGGTATCCATCAGTCACTGTTCCTAGACTACTATGGGCTTTACTCACTAAAGAAGACTCCATCTCTCTGGTTGGTTGCTTTACTCAATTCTTCTTCCATTTTTCATTTGGTGCCACAGAAAACTTTCTTCTGACTGTCATGGCCATTGACCGATTTGTGGCCATATGCAATCCACTACGTTATTTACTGATCATGAACCAAAGTACTTGCACCACATTACTAATAGGTTCTTGGGTCTGTGGCTTCCTAGTTGTCACAATCCCTTGTTTACAGGTCTCGAGACTTTCCTTCTGTGTTGGAAACAAGATCGATCACTATTATTGTGACTTCGCTTCCTTGATTAAATTGTCCTGCTCCGAAACATCACATCTTCAGAAGATGGTCTTTGTCTCATCTTGTTTTGTAATATTAGGTTGCTTCTTGGCTATCATTGTGTCCTATACTTGTATCATCCGAGCAACCATGAACTTTCCTACCTCAATTGGGAAACAGAAGACATTTTCTACTTGTGCCTCCCACCTAATGGTTGTGATTGTCTTCTATGCTACAACCATTTTCATGTTTGTTCGACCTACTACCGGTGACTTGTTATACATTAATAAGATTATTTCAGTCATCCCGTCCATTGTAACTCCCCTATTAAATCCTATCATCTACACCCTGAGAAATAATGAAGTTAAAGAAGCTGTAAAGAAGAATATCCAAGACTGGAAATTGTTGTAA